Proteins encoded by one window of Azospirillum brasilense:
- a CDS encoding ArsR/SmtB family transcription factor produces the protein MQKGSAPKDKPAHLRLSEDQTTELADMFRLMSDPSRLRIILACLDTSTSVGDMAAALGLSPSLVSHHLRLLRAGRLIQAERRGNRVFYLITDEHIRRVLSDMVDHVAEESEGDLEA, from the coding sequence ATGCAAAAAGGGTCAGCACCAAAGGACAAGCCGGCGCATCTCCGCCTGTCCGAAGACCAGACCACCGAACTGGCCGACATGTTCCGCCTGATGAGCGACCCAAGCCGTCTGCGCATCATCCTGGCCTGCCTGGACACCTCGACCTCGGTCGGCGACATGGCGGCGGCGCTGGGCCTGTCGCCGTCGCTGGTCAGCCATCACCTCCGCCTGTTGCGGGCGGGACGGCTTATCCAGGCGGAACGGCGCGGCAACCGCGTCTTCTACCTGATCACCGACGAGCACATCCGGCGCGTCCTCTCCGACATGGTCGACCATGTGGCGGAAGAGAGCGAGGGTGACCTGGAGGCGTGA